A genomic segment from Salmo trutta chromosome 38, fSalTru1.1, whole genome shotgun sequence encodes:
- the LOC115177931 gene encoding coiled-coil domain-containing protein 85A codes for MEKASQPQLSLSITKSESPAEDISNIPDEDLLKWTKEDLVWRLRRSEADKMSVILDHSNLIREVNRSLQLHLNEIRGLKDINQKLQEDNRELRDLCCFLDDDRQKGKRVSREWQRLGRYSASIMRKEVTLYLQKLKELEVRQDEVVRENLDLKELCLLLDEEKGGGGGGVGVGGGGGGGGGGGCVVGVAGGCRNSIDSQSSLLLVPGTGLLMRDVGDGSSTSSAGSADSSDHPHHKQLHLATQAGSLGGGGTGSPEHLQKPRAGSVSGEREIPSSPEPPHPQGRHRSTSLEYPYTMPQLCRPRCGSISVPDHTRSMRGLSPEKYGRNVGRRSPESQHPSTKHHHLHGSDLLLSQKQQHLLGSGQGGSAGELYQRHHRGSIGGGSCCGSPEPRQAHLGLGTPEHQHHEKGCVMSAGGSPETHRHQYSGSPDHMKFGSPGREVQKRPATAEELSPHHRSIYNGMNDAAAVYRILPPPVLVTASVRSFVTVCPQVIV; via the exons ATGGAAAAAGCTAGTCAGCCACAGCTTTCGCTGTCCATAACGAAGAGTGAAAGTCCAGCGGAGGACATCTCAAATATACCGGACGAGGACCTTCTCAAGTGGACCAAAGAGGATTTGGTGTGGCGGCTCCGGCGGTCTGAAGCCGATAAAATGAGCGTGATACTGGACCACAGCAATCTGATCCGCGAGGTCAATCGCAGCCTCCAGCTGCACTTGAACGAGATAAGGGGGCTGAAG gacATCAACCAGAAACTACAGGAGGACAACCGGGAGCTGAGGGACCTGTGTTGCTTCCTGGATGACGACCGTCAGAAGGGCAAGCGGGTGTCCAGGGAGTGGCAGCGACTGGGGCGCTACAGTGCCTCCATCATGAGGAAGGAGGTGACGTTGTACCTTCAGAAGCTCAAGGAGCTGGAGGTGCGGCAGGACGAGGTGGTCCGGGAGAACCTGGATCTCAAAGAACTCTGTTTGTTACTTGacgaggagaaaggaggaggtggtggaggggtgggggttggtggaggaggaggaggaggaggggggggaggttGTGTGGTGGGGGTGGCAGGAGGGTGTAGGAATTCGATCGATAGCCAGAGTAGTTTGTTGCTGGTCCCCGGGACAGGGTTGTTGATGAGGGACGTGGGGGATGGGAGTAGTACGTCTAGCGCGGGGAGCGCCGACAGCTCCGATCACCCCCACCACAAGCAGCTCCACCTGGCTACACAAGCCGGTAGCCTCGGGGGCGGTGGAACTGGAAGCCCGGAGCATCTCCAAAAGCCCCGGGCTGGCAGTGTGAGTGGAGAACGTGAGATCCCCTCCAGCCCTGAACCTCCTCATCCTCAGGGCAGGCACCGTAGCACCAGCCTGGAGTATCCGTACACCATGCCCCAGCTCTGCCGGCCCCGCTGCGGCTCCATCTCTGTGCCCGACCACACCCGCTCCATGCGGGGGCTCAGCCCCGAGAAGTACGGCCGCAACGTGGGACGCCGGAGCCCCGAGTCCCAGCACCCATCCACCAAGCACCACCACCTCCACGGCTCCGACCTGCTTCTCTCCCAGAAACAGCAGCACCTCCTGGGGTCGGGTCAGGGCGGCAGCGCCGGGGAGCTCTACCAGAGGCACCACAGGGGGAGCATCGGGGGTGGTAGCTGCTGTGGAAGCCCCGAGCCCAGACAGGCACATCTAGGGTTGGGGACGCCAGAGCACCAGCACCATGAGAAGGGCTGTGTGATGTCGGCTGGGGGCAGTCCAGAGACTCACAGGCACCAGTATAGTGGGAGTCCAGACCACATGAAGTTCGGCAGCCCTGGGAGAGAGGTACAGAAGAGACCGGCCACCGCTGAAGAGCTGTCACCGCATCACAGAAGCATCTACAACGGTATGAACG ATGCGGCGGCTGTGTACAGAATATTACCACCACCAGTCTTAGTGACAGCGAGCGTCCGGTcatttgtcactgtctgtccccaGGTCATTGTCTGA